The following is a genomic window from Hymenobacter sp. APR13.
CCGCTGCCGGTGGAGCTGGTGCGCTTCGGGGCCCGCCGCCAGCCCGATGGCACCGTGCACCTCAGCTGGCAGACAGCCTCCGAGCTGCGCAATGCCGGCTTCACGGTGGAGCGCCGCACCGACGCCGGCGCCTTCCGGGCAGTGGGCAGCCGGCCCGGCCGCGGCACCAGCGTCACCCCCACCAGCTACACCCTCGACGACCTCACGCCCCCCGCCGAGCAGACCTACTACCGCCTGGTGCAAACCGACCACGACAACACCACCACGTACTCAATGGTGGCAACGGTGCCCGCCCTGGCCCGGCAGCCCCGCGTGCTGGTGCAGCCCGTGCCGGCCAGCCAGGAGCTTACCGTCAAGTTTGCGGGCACGGTAGCCGGCCAGCAGGTGCAGATTTTCAACCAGCTGGGGCAACTGGTAGTACGCGTGCCCTACCAGCCGCAAGCCCGCCTGGGCATCAGCCACCTGCCGCCCGGCCTGTACCAGCTGCGGCTGGTTGATGCCCACGGCCAGCCATTGGCCCCCACCGAGAAAGTGCTGATTGCCCGGTAAGCTCCCCAGTGGCGCTTACCAACACAAAGCCCCTGCTGCAGCTGCAACAGGGGCTTTGTGTTGAGGCTAATGCTGCCGAAGCAGCCGAGAAGCCGGTTTAGCGGAGCGGGCCTTTCATGCCCATCATGCGGGCCATCTGCTGCATGCCGCCTTTGGTCTGGCTCATCTTGTTCATGGTGCGCATCATTTTGCGCATGTCCTCGAACTGCTTCATCAGGTTATTTACCTGCTGGATGTCGGTGCCGGAGCCTTTGGCGAGGCGGCGGCGGCGCGAGCCGTTCAGCAGCTCGGGCTGGGCGCGCTCCATCGGCGTCATGCTCTGGATGATGGCCTCAATCGGCTTGAAGGCATCGTCGTCGATGTCCACGTCCTTGATGGCCTTGCTCATGCCGGGAATCATGCCCACCAGATCCTTCAGGTTGCCCATCTTCTTGATCTGCTCCAGCTGGGAGAGGAAGTCGTCGAAGTTGAATTGGTTTTTGCGGATCTTCTGGTTGATGCGCTTGGCCTCGTCCTCGTCGAACTGCTGCTGGGCACGCTCTACCAGGCTGATAACGTCGCCCATGCCCAGGATCCGCTGCGCCATCCGGTCGGGATAGAACATGTCCAGGGCCTCCATCTTCTCACCCGTCGAGATGAACTTGATGGGCTTTTCTACTACAGCACGGATGCTCAGGGCCGCGCCACCGCGCGAGTCGCCGTCGAGCTTGGTGAGCACCACGCCGTCGAAATTCAGCCGGTCGTTGAAGGTTTTGGCGGTGTTCACGGCGTCCTGGCCGGTCATGGAGTCCACCACGAACAGCGTTTCCGACGGATTGATGGCGCGCTTCACGGCCTCAATCTCGCTCATCATCTGCTCGTCCACGGCCAGGCGGCCGGCGGTGTCGATGATGACGACCTTTTTGTTGTTTTTGCGAGCGTACTCAATGGCGTTGCGCGAAATCTCCACCGGGTTCTTGTTCTCGGGCTCCGAGTACACCTCCACATCCACCTGCGTGCCCAGCACTTTCAGCTGATCGATGGCGGCGGGACGGTACACGTCGCAGGCCACGAGCAGCACCGTGCGGTTCTGCTTCT
Proteins encoded in this region:
- the ffh gene encoding signal recognition particle protein, with protein sequence MFDNLSTKLDKAFKTLKGQGSITEINVAATVKEIRRALVDADVNYKVAKEVTDKIKDEAMGRDVLISVSPGQLMTKIVYDELTQLMGGEKQDIVIKGEPAVVLLSGLQGSGKTTFAGKLAAYLKKQNRTVLLVACDVYRPAAIDQLKVLGTQVDVEVYSEPENKNPVEISRNAIEYARKNNKKVVIIDTAGRLAVDEQMMSEIEAVKRAINPSETLFVVDSMTGQDAVNTAKTFNDRLNFDGVVLTKLDGDSRGGAALSIRAVVEKPIKFISTGEKMEALDMFYPDRMAQRILGMGDVISLVERAQQQFDEDEAKRINQKIRKNQFNFDDFLSQLEQIKKMGNLKDLVGMIPGMSKAIKDVDIDDDAFKPIEAIIQSMTPMERAQPELLNGSRRRRLAKGSGTDIQQVNNLMKQFEDMRKMMRTMNKMSQTKGGMQQMARMMGMKGPLR